AGAGGGTGCAACAGATACGCCAGCACCACCGCCAGCAGAAAAGACAAAAAGATACCCCGTATAAGATAAATAAAATAAAGCAGCAGGGCCACCGGAACCAGGGCTAATAGCAGCCGGTAATTTGTTTTTTTATTACACCAGCTCATAATACCACCACCCAGCTAAAGCATTAATGTACCGGCATGACGGCACCGGGTTGATAGGTCGAATTGAACAGGATATCTTTGTTAACCCGCTTTTCGCAAAAAAAGTGGGGATATTTTCCCCACTTTTTATCGCTCATTTCTTTTTTATCAATCCGTTTACAGTGCGGGACACCTCTCTGATCATACGGTCAGTGGTCCGGCGGGGATACTTCCGCCGGATTCTGCTTATATTAAATACACCGGATGGTTTACGCTGCGGTGTTTTGATCATGGACATAACCGCGCCCAATATGCTGCCGGTAATTAAACCCCGCCAAAAACCACGCTGCATAGTTTTTCACCCCCCATAGTTATGACCGGTTACAAAAGCATTTCGTTTTGAGGATCAAAGGACACCAGGCTGCCATCCTCGGCCACTTCGTATATACTAACCCCTTCTTTATTCATACGGTATTCCACGCAGCAATCCCAGCAATAATACTGGTCCACGCCCACCTTGCCGGTGGCTTTACCTCCGCATACCGGACAATGCAAATTATCGCCTCCTATAAATCTCTTAAACTATATTAATTATGCCCACTTTTTTTTAATTAAATGCCCGGTGGTGGCCTGGAATATAAAAAAACAAGAGCCCGGTATAGGAACCGCGCCCTTGAAATTGTTCTAAAAAAGCGTTGCCACTGGCCACTGACAAAATTACAACCCCGGCACCCCTGGCAACAGACTGGAGCACACCCAACCCTGTGGTGTAAGGTTTTATCAGACATCGAACTTAAGCTAAAGCTGTGGTGCCTGGTGTTGAAAACCCGAAACCTCTCTTGTTGCAACATTAAACTAAAATGGCAGAGCAAACAGTAGTAACGACAAATATCGTATTATTCCGGTAATACAGTTACTTTATTAAACTTTAAGCCTGACCCCGTATGGTTCCACCGCCCAGCAGGTAGTCGTCCTGGTAAAATACCACTGCCTGGCCCGGGGTGATGGCCCGCTGGGGGGTGGCAAATTCCACCTGCACCAGATCTCCCGGCAGGGGGGTGATGGTGGCGGGGGCGGGACGGGCGTTATAACGGATTTGGGCTTCCACTTGCCGGGGACCGGTCAACTGAGCTATCGATATAAAATTCAAATCCCCGGCCAACAAACGTTTTCTGTCCAGCGCTTCCTCCGGACCCACGATCACGGCATTGCGAACGGGATCAATGTCCACCACGTAGACACGTTCCCCCATGGCCAGCCCCAGGCCCCGGCGCTGGCCAATGGTGTAAAAGGCTATGCCTTCATGCCGTCCCACCTCCTGCCCTTCCAAATTAAGAAAGGGACCGGGTTTAATGGCGTTATCCGCCACATTCTCCCGCAGGAAATTACGATAATTATTATCGGGTACAAAGCATATTTCCTGGCTTTCAGGCTTTTCGGCCACCTTTAGCCCTCTTTCGGCGGCCATGCGCCGCACCTCGTCCTTGGTATAATCGCCCAGGGGCATCAGTGTGTGAGCCAGTTGCTGCTGGGTCAGATTGTAAAGAAAATAGGTCTGGTCCTTGCGGGGATCCCGGGCTTTTTTTACAGTGTAGCGACCGGTGCTTTCATCGTAATCGATCCGGGCATAATGCCCCGTGGCCAGGTAATCTGCACCCAGAGCCAGGGCCTTTTTCAGCAGAGCCTCGAATTTGATTTTACGGTTACATACCACGCAAGGATTGGGGGTTCTGCCCGCCAGGTACTCCTGACAAAAGTTTTCCACCACTGATTGACGGAAAAGGTCGTAAAAATTTAGTACATAATAAGGGATATCCAGCTTATTGGCCACAGACCGGGCGTCCTCCACCGCAGCCAGGGAGCAGCAGCCCACAAAATCCCCTGCCACCTCGGTGCGCCCGGGATCCCATATCTGCATAGTGGCTCCGATGACTTCATAACCCTGTTCCATTAAAAGAGCGGCGGTGACAGAACTGTCCACGCCGCCGCTCATGGCTACTAAAACAAGTTTTTTATTGCTGTTCAAGGTATCACCTGCAATTTATTTTTGCTTATCCCGGTAATTCTCAATGGCTGCATGCAGGGCATCCGCCGCCAGGTTGGAGCAGTGCATTTTCTTGGGAGGAAGACCGCCCAAAGCCTCGGCAACTGCTTTGTTACTTAGCTTCAGTGCCTCCTCTATGGTCTTGCCCTTGGCCATTTCCGTCACCATGCTGCTGGTGGCAATGGCAGCTCCGCAACCGAATGTTTTAAATTTAATATCGGTAATCACATCATTGTCGATCTTGAGGTATATTTTCATAATATCTCCGCAGGTGGGATTACCAACCTGCCCTACTCCATCGGCATCAGCAATTTCGCCAACGTTACGCGGATTCTCAAAATGATCCATTACCTTATCGGTATACATACCCCGCATCCTCCCCAAAAATATTTTTTACCTGCGGCTCAAATTATATACTGTAACAACAGCTAAAATCTTGTCCCAAACTACCTGTGACAGGATGTACTCACCTTACAAGCCGCACAGCTGCTTTCCATGGCGAATTCATTTTCCTGGTCCAGCGGCGACATGGCCCGTAAACGTTCCACTATGGGCGGCATTATTTCCATAAAATAATCGATGTCTGCTTCGGTATTGTCCCTGCCCAGGGTGATCCGGATGGAACCATGGGCCAGTTCGTGGGGTATACCCATGGCCAACAACACGTGGGATGGTTCCAGCGATCCCGATGTGCAGGCCGACCCGCTGGAGGCGGCAATGCCCTTCATATCCAGGCTTAGAAGCATGGACTCTCCTTCGATAAACTCAAAGCAAAAACTGGCATGGTTGGGCAGGCGACGGGTGGGATGCCCGGTAACCCGCACATTGGAAATTCTATCCATAACTTCCTTAATTAACTTGTCCCGCAAGGTCGTAAGGTACGCCGATTCTTTTTCCAAATCCTGTACCGCCAGTTCACAGGCCTTACCCAGACCAATGATACCGGGTACATTTTCGGTGCCGGCCCGGCGCAACCGTTCCTGGGCACCGCCGTGGAACAACGACTGTCTCCAACGGGTGCCCTTGCGAATATAAAGGGCGCCTACACCCTTGGGACCGTATATCTTGTGGCCGCTGATGGTAAGCAAATCCACACCCAGCTTATCTACATTAACGGGTATTTTGCCCATGCTCTGCACAGCATCGGTATGGAAAGGGATGCCCTTTTCCCTGGCCACCGCTGCCAGTTCTTCTATGGGCTGAATAGTACCCACTTCATTATTGGCGTGCATGATGCTGATTAATATTGTTTTATCGGTAATGGCGTTGGCCAGGTCTTCCACGCTGACCAGACCATATTTATCCACCGGCAGGATGGTAACGGTAAAACCCTGTTTGCCCAGTGCTTTGACGGTGTTTATTACAGCGTGGTGCTCCACGGCGGAGGTAATGATATGGTTGCCGCGGTTTTTGTTAATCATGGCCACACCATGAATAGCCATATTATCCGACTCGGTGCCGCCGCTGGTGAATACAATTTCCTCGGGCTTGGCACCAATGGCTGCGGCCACCTTTTCCCGAGCCTCTTCCAGCGCCTTGCGTACCTGACGTCCAAAATAATGCAGGCTGGTGGGATTACCAAAGTTAGCCGTCAGGTAATTCTGCATAACCTCCGCGACTTCCGGGCGAACCGGTGTTGTGGCACTATGATCAAAGTATACTCTGCGCACCAATGATTTTCCTCCTTTTGCCTTATTACATCAGGTCTTATCTTTATTGTTTGCTGTAAGGTTTTCAGCATCGCGCAACATATCAGCCAAGGTGATGGAATCCATCACCTCGGCCAGTCTGTCCCGCACCCGGGCCCAGACCATCCTAGTAATGCAGGATTCCGCTTGGTCGCATTCCGTCGGCTCCACTTCGCTGACGCAATCCACCGGTGCGATGGGTCCTTCCATGGCCCTTATTATATCGCCCACTGTTATGTTACCCGGTTCCCGGGCCAGTATATAACCGCCCTGGGCCCCGCGCACGCTTTTTACCAGGCCGGCCTTGCGCAAAACAGCTATTAATTGCTCCAGGTAATTATCGGATATATTTTGGCGCTCGGCCACCGTTTTCAGCGGGATGGGTTCGGATCCATAATGCTCCGCCAAATCAAACATCGCCTTTAGCCCGTAATGCCCTCTTGTGGACAGGCGCAATTTCCCACCCCCTTTTCAATTCGCACCATTTAACTCGGATTTAATTCAAAGATATCTTAGCATTCCAATCGGAATTTGTCAATATAGATGTAAGTCTACAATATAGAAGATTTAAGTAAAAAAACAAGGGCCGGGTTCAAGTTTTTTTGCTCGTGATATTTTGCCACCGCTCCCATACTGCTTTCTCCAATCCCTGTTCTGATGGCCGGTAAAATTGAGCGTTTAAAATATTGTCCGGCAGGTACTGCTGCTTAACCCAGTGATGGTCATAGTCATGAGGGTAAAGATAGCCCTGCCCGTGGCCCAATTTTTTGGCCCCGCTGTAACTGGTATCCCGCAGGTGCAGCGGTACCGGTTGTGTTTTTTCATGCCGTACCGCCTGCAGCGCCGCCTCGATGCCTATATAGGAAGCGTTGCTCTTGGGTGCCATGGCAATATAAAGGGCGGCTTCGGCCAGGATGATCCGGGCTTCGGGCATACCGATTCGTTCCACCGCCTGGGCGGCCGCGGTGGCCACCACCAGTGCCTGGGGATCGGCCAGGCCCACATCCTCCGCTGCATGGATCATAATGCGGCGGGCGATAAAAACCGGGTCGTCCCCCGCGTACAGCAGCCGGGCCAGCCAGTATAAGGTGGCCTGGGGATCGGATCCCCGCATGCTTTTAATAAAGGCTGAAGTGACGTCGTAATGTTCATCGGCCCGGTTAAACTGAATAATTCTATTCTGGCAAACATTCCGTACCACATCGGGGGTTATCCGCCGCCGGCCATCCTCCCCCGGAGGTGTGGTGAGTACGGCCATTTCCAGCACATTTAAAGCAGCCCTGGCATCGCCATTGGCGAAATTCACCATCATTTGCAACACATCGCCGGGCAGATCCACCTGGTAGCTGCCCAACCCGCGCTCTACATCGGCCAGTGCCCGGCGCACAATTCTGGCCAGCGCCTGGGCCGAAAGGGGTTCCAGCCGGTACAGCAAAGAGCGGGAAAGAAGCGGTCGGTTAACGGCAAACATGGGATTCTCGGTGGTGGAACCGATGAGAATAACCGTGCCGTCCTCTACAAAGGGCAACAGCGCATCCTGCTGGGCCTTGTTGAAGCGGTGGATTTCATCGATAAACAGTACAGTGCGCCGGCCGTACATGGCCAGGCGATCCCGGGCCTGTTCCACCACTTTGCGTACATCGGCCACGCCCGCCATAACAGCATTTATCTTTTCAAAGTGAGCACTGGTCATGTTGGCAATTATGTGCGCCAGTGTGGTTTTGCCGGTGCCGGGGGGACCGAAAAGAATCAGCGACTGTAAACCGTTATTTTTCAGAAGCTGCCTCAATGGCCGCCCCGTACCCACCAGGCTGTTTTGTTCCTCAAACTCTTCCAGTGTACGGGGCCGCATGCGTACGGCCAGCGGCGCCGTGCGGGTCACCCGGCTGCGTGCGGCCTGTTGAAAAATATCTTCCATAGTATAACCCTCCATTAAAAAAGCCAGGAACACCACCTGTCCCTGGCTCGCCCTGTTATTTAATTAGATATGTTTATCAAGTATGGACTGCAGTTCTTTCTTGGTCCTGAATCCTACAATCCTTTCCACTTCGCTGCCATCCTTAAATACTATCAAAGTAGGGATACTCACCACGCTGAAACTGGAGGGGATGGTCTTGTTTTCATCAACATTCAATTTGCCCACCTGTAATTTACCCTCGTATTCCGCCGCCACTTCCTCAACCACAGGGGCGATCATTTTACAGGGCCCGCACCATTCTGCCCAAAAATCCACCAGTACGGGTGTTTCGGCATTGTTGACAAAATCTCTGAAATTAGACTCCCCTAATATGCTAATCTTTTCACTGGCCACTGGCATCTCTCCTTTAATTTATTCTCTGTATATTAAATTTCGCCACCAAACAATAGTAGTATATGTAAATCTTTAATGGTCATATGCATAAGGGTATGTCCACATAAACTATAATATCTGCACGGTGCCAAAATGTCAATTCATACTACGGAAAAAACACCCAGTGCCAGCAATTTATCGGTAACGTAGGCGGCCATAATTAAACCCGCCACCGGAGGCACAAAGGCAATACTGCCGGGTGCACCACCGGTAGCACCGGGCCGGGGGGGAGCCGTGGAATAAACCACGGGCACATCAGCGGTAACCCCGGCTGCCCGCAGCTTTTTGCGCATTACCCGGGCCAGGGGGCAGACTGATGTTTTCCATATACTGTCCACCTTAAAGGAGATGGGATCCAGTTTATTTGCCGCGCCCATAGCCGAAATTATGGGCAGGTTACGCCCGACACACCCGGCAATTAGAGCTGCTTTATTGTCCACGTCGTCTATGGCATCCACTACGAAATCCAGGTCCTGGTTATCCAGCATACCGGCGGCTGAATCAGGGGTAAACCGCTGCTGTCGTGCTTGCACTCGCAGGGTGGGATTAATCTGGCGCAGGCGTTCCTCCATAATCCGGGTCTTGGGTAGACCCACCGTACCGGTTAGCGCGTGCAGTTGGCGATTGATATTGGTGACATCCACGATGTCATGGTCCACCAGTAAAAGGGCGCCCACCCCGGAGCGAGCCAACGCTTCCGCGGTGAATGAGCCCACACCGCCCAGGCCAAATATCGCCACTTTACAAGCAGCCAGTTTTTCCAGTCCTGAGTTGCCGATAAGCATGGCTGTTCGATCAAACCTGTGGGGCATTTTATCCACCTCAATGCTGTTGGGTAATTACAGTCAATAATAACGAAAAAGTTTCCTTAAAGTCAATTACCGGAAAGTAATTGACTTTAAGGAAACCATTTATAACACATTAATTACCCCATGGTGCCGATAATCGCCAAAGTTTTCTGAACCTGTTCTCACAGGTGGGTGCCCTCCTGTATGATTCATGTTTCCTCTAAGTAGAGTATTACAATCCACATCCAGAGGCCAGGCTCCCTTAACATTGGTGTTGGCTCAAAACTTCAGACGGACCTCGTACACCGCAGGGTGATTTATTAAATCTTTATTAAGCCAATGTTAACATAAAATATGGCTTCATGGCAAGTGCCAAGGTTTCATCTCGCAATTAATATGTTTTTACACAACAAAGTCATTTTTTATCCGTTTTTTTCACGGTGCTTTTAATGTGCAGTTCCCTGAGCTGGTGCTCGTCCACCGCCCCCGGGGCCATGGTCATTAAATCGGTGGCGCTTTGGGTTTTGGGAAAAGGAATTACATCCCGGATAGTCTTTTTCCCGGTGAGCAGCATTACCAAACGGTCAAACCCGAAGGCAATACCCCCGTGGGGCGGGGTGCCGTACTCAAAGGCCTCCAGCATATAGAAAAACTTCTCATGGGCTTCTTCTTTGGTCAGGCCTATAGCGTCAAACATGGCTTCCTGTACATCCCGGCGGTGAATCCTGATGCTGCCGCCCCCTATTTCGATGCCGTTTAAAACAATGTCGTAGGCCTGCGCCCGCACCCGGCCTGGGTCGCTTTGCAGTAAGGGTATATCTTCCTCCCGGGGTGAGGTAAAGGGGTGATGCATGGCCACCCAACGTTTCTCTTCTTCGTCGTACTCCAACAGGGGGAAATCGGTAACCCACAAAAAGTTGAACTTATCCCGGGGGATGATATCCAGCCGCTCAGCCAGGTGTACCCGCAGCGCCCCCAGGGAAGCCGCCACCACACTGGCTTGATCAGCTACAAATAGCAGCAGATCGCCTTCCCGGGCGTCAAACCGCTCCAGGATGGTGGCTATTTCCTGCTCATTGAAGAATTTGGCGATGGGAGATTTTACTCCGTCGGTGGTAACTATAAAATAAGCCAGCCCGCGGGCCCGGTAAATAGCGACGAACTTGGTCAAATCATCAATATCCTTGCGGCTGTACCCACCGCAACCGGTGGCGTTGATGCCCCGCACCTGCCCGCCGTTTTCCACCGCCGAGGCAAATACTTTAAAGCCGCAGCTCGCGGCTATATCAGTGATATCCACCAATTCCATGCCGAACCGGGTATCGGGCTTGTCCGTACCAAAGCGGTCCATGGCTTCCTGGTAGGTGAGGCGCATAAAGGGCGTGGTTACATCCAGGCCTACGGTTTCCCGGCACAGCCTGGCCACCATTTCTTCCATCAGTGCCAGTACATCGTCGACATTCACAAAGGACATTTCCAAATCTATCTGGGTAAACTCGGGCTGCCGGTCGGCCCGCAAATCCTCGTCCCTGAAGCAGCGGACAATCTGGAAATAACGGTCCATGCCCGCTACCATTAAAATTTGTTTAAACAACTGGGGAGACTGGGGCAAGGCATAAAAGCGGCCCGGATTCAACCGGCTGGGTACCAAAAAGTCCCTGGCTCCTTCCGGGGTGCTACGGGTCAGCATGGGTGTATCAATTTCCCAAAAGCCATGCTCGTCCAGAAAGTCCCGTGCCGCCTTGGCGGCCCGGTGGCGCATGCGCATAGCCTGCTGCATTTCAGGGCGGCGCAAGTCCAAATAACGGTAACGCAGCCGCAGGTTTTCGTCCACCTCCACCCCGTCCTCAATATAAAAGGGCGGTGTTTTAGCCCGGTTCAATACCCGCATCTCATCCACCAGCACTTCAATTTCCCCGGTGGCCAGGTTGGGGTTGACCGTCCCCTCAGGCCTTATGCGCACCCGGCCGGTGACCGCCAATACATACTCACTGCGCACCCCCCCGGCCTTTTCAAAGGATGCACTGTTGATATCAGGGCTGAATACCACCTGCACCAGCCCGGTACGGTCACGCAAATCGATAAATATTAGACCTCCATGGTCACGGCGGGTGTTTACCCAACCCATCAAAGTAACCGTCCGGTCTTTATCCGCAGCGGTTAATTCCCCGCAATAGTGACTGCGTTTCATCCCCTGTAAAGATTCTGACATTAATGTAAAAACCTCCTGCCTTAATACCGGCGGCTTAATAGGCTGTTATAGCATTTAAAGCCAGCGGCAAGTAATGTCTGGGTATATTTAAGCAATCAAACAGGTCACTGTAATAAAAAACCAGGTAATTAGGAGTTGGTTTCCCTGTAAAGATTTTACTTCAAAGCACCAATAACTTCGCCCACCGGGATATCCCGCTGGCTGCCCGCAGCCATGTCCCGCAGCACAACGCTGCCTCGCTGCAGCTCTTCCTCGCCCATAATAACTGCATAGCGCACCCCCAGTTTGCCGGCGTATTTCATCTGGGCTTTGGGACTGCGCCCTTGGTAATCCATGTCGGCGGCAATACCGGCGGCCCGCAGCCGGGCTAATAGTGAAAAACTCTCCCGGTAAGCCCGGTCCCCCACAGCCACCAAAAATACCTCCGGCCCGGCTTGAACAACGGGCAGCTTGCCGCGTTTTTCCAGGGCCAGCAGAATCCGCTCCAGGCCCAGGGCAAAACCGATGCCCGGGGTAGGCGGCCCGCCACAGGCTTCAACTAAACCGTCATAGCGCCCGCCGCCACCCACCGAGCTCTGGGCACCTATACCGGGGGCCATTATTTCAAAGGCGGTATGGGTATAATAATCCAGACCGCGCACCAGCCGTTTGTCCAGCACGTAGGGTATATCCAAATCCCGCATATACTGCTGCACCTGTTCAAAATGCTCCCGGCACCGGGGACACAAGCAATCCGCCGTGGTGGGGGCCTCCAAGGCCAGTTCGGTGCACCGGTTCGATTTGCAGTCCAATATCCGCAGG
The Desulfallas thermosapovorans DSM 6562 DNA segment above includes these coding regions:
- the mnmA gene encoding tRNA 2-thiouridine(34) synthase MnmA gives rise to the protein MSGGVDSSVTAALLMEQGYEVIGATMQIWDPGRTEVAGDFVGCCSLAAVEDARSVANKLDIPYYVLNFYDLFRQSVVENFCQEYLAGRTPNPCVVCNRKIKFEALLKKALALGADYLATGHYARIDYDESTGRYTVKKARDPRKDQTYFLYNLTQQQLAHTLMPLGDYTKDEVRRMAAERGLKVAEKPESQEICFVPDNNYRNFLRENVADNAIKPGPFLNLEGQEVGRHEGIAFYTIGQRRGLGLAMGERVYVVDIDPVRNAVIVGPEEALDRKRLLAGDLNFISIAQLTGPRQVEAQIRYNARPAPATITPLPGDLVQVEFATPQRAITPGQAVVFYQDDYLLGGGTIRGQA
- the nifU gene encoding Fe-S cluster assembly scaffold protein NifU, which produces MYTDKVMDHFENPRNVGEIADADGVGQVGNPTCGDIMKIYLKIDNDVITDIKFKTFGCGAAIATSSMVTEMAKGKTIEEALKLSNKAVAEALGGLPPKKMHCSNLAADALHAAIENYRDKQK
- the nifS gene encoding cysteine desulfurase NifS; the encoded protein is MRRVYFDHSATTPVRPEVAEVMQNYLTANFGNPTSLHYFGRQVRKALEEAREKVAAAIGAKPEEIVFTSGGTESDNMAIHGVAMINKNRGNHIITSAVEHHAVINTVKALGKQGFTVTILPVDKYGLVSVEDLANAITDKTILISIMHANNEVGTIQPIEELAAVAREKGIPFHTDAVQSMGKIPVNVDKLGVDLLTISGHKIYGPKGVGALYIRKGTRWRQSLFHGGAQERLRRAGTENVPGIIGLGKACELAVQDLEKESAYLTTLRDKLIKEVMDRISNVRVTGHPTRRLPNHASFCFEFIEGESMLLSLDMKGIAASSGSACTSGSLEPSHVLLAMGIPHELAHGSIRITLGRDNTEADIDYFMEIMPPIVERLRAMSPLDQENEFAMESSCAACKVSTSCHR
- a CDS encoding RrF2 family transcriptional regulator, producing the protein MRLSTRGHYGLKAMFDLAEHYGSEPIPLKTVAERQNISDNYLEQLIAVLRKAGLVKSVRGAQGGYILAREPGNITVGDIIRAMEGPIAPVDCVSEVEPTECDQAESCITRMVWARVRDRLAEVMDSITLADMLRDAENLTANNKDKT
- a CDS encoding replication-associated recombination protein A, with translation MEDIFQQAARSRVTRTAPLAVRMRPRTLEEFEEQNSLVGTGRPLRQLLKNNGLQSLILFGPPGTGKTTLAHIIANMTSAHFEKINAVMAGVADVRKVVEQARDRLAMYGRRTVLFIDEIHRFNKAQQDALLPFVEDGTVILIGSTTENPMFAVNRPLLSRSLLYRLEPLSAQALARIVRRALADVERGLGSYQVDLPGDVLQMMVNFANGDARAALNVLEMAVLTTPPGEDGRRRITPDVVRNVCQNRIIQFNRADEHYDVTSAFIKSMRGSDPQATLYWLARLLYAGDDPVFIARRIMIHAAEDVGLADPQALVVATAAAQAVERIGMPEARIILAEAALYIAMAPKSNASYIGIEAALQAVRHEKTQPVPLHLRDTSYSGAKKLGHGQGYLYPHDYDHHWVKQQYLPDNILNAQFYRPSEQGLEKAVWERWQNITSKKT
- the trxA gene encoding thioredoxin, with amino-acid sequence MASEKISILGESNFRDFVNNAETPVLVDFWAEWCGPCKMIAPVVEEVAAEYEGKLQVGKLNVDENKTIPSSFSVVSIPTLIVFKDGSEVERIVGFRTKKELQSILDKHI
- a CDS encoding tRNA threonylcarbamoyladenosine dehydratase, which produces MPHRFDRTAMLIGNSGLEKLAACKVAIFGLGGVGSFTAEALARSGVGALLLVDHDIVDVTNINRQLHALTGTVGLPKTRIMEERLRQINPTLRVQARQQRFTPDSAAGMLDNQDLDFVVDAIDDVDNKAALIAGCVGRNLPIISAMGAANKLDPISFKVDSIWKTSVCPLARVMRKKLRAAGVTADVPVVYSTAPPRPGATGGAPGSIAFVPPVAGLIMAAYVTDKLLALGVFSVV
- the aspS gene encoding aspartate--tRNA ligase, with the protein product MSESLQGMKRSHYCGELTAADKDRTVTLMGWVNTRRDHGGLIFIDLRDRTGLVQVVFSPDINSASFEKAGGVRSEYVLAVTGRVRIRPEGTVNPNLATGEIEVLVDEMRVLNRAKTPPFYIEDGVEVDENLRLRYRYLDLRRPEMQQAMRMRHRAAKAARDFLDEHGFWEIDTPMLTRSTPEGARDFLVPSRLNPGRFYALPQSPQLFKQILMVAGMDRYFQIVRCFRDEDLRADRQPEFTQIDLEMSFVNVDDVLALMEEMVARLCRETVGLDVTTPFMRLTYQEAMDRFGTDKPDTRFGMELVDITDIAASCGFKVFASAVENGGQVRGINATGCGGYSRKDIDDLTKFVAIYRARGLAYFIVTTDGVKSPIAKFFNEQEIATILERFDAREGDLLLFVADQASVVAASLGALRVHLAERLDIIPRDKFNFLWVTDFPLLEYDEEEKRWVAMHHPFTSPREEDIPLLQSDPGRVRAQAYDIVLNGIEIGGGSIRIHRRDVQEAMFDAIGLTKEEAHEKFFYMLEAFEYGTPPHGGIAFGFDRLVMLLTGKKTIRDVIPFPKTQSATDLMTMAPGAVDEHQLRELHIKSTVKKTDKK
- the hisS gene encoding histidine--tRNA ligase, with protein sequence MLTTRPRGTADILPGQVEKWQYIEEVAARVCREYGYREIRTPIFEHTELFVRGVGESTDIVEKEMYTFQDRGQRSITLRPEGTASVVRAYLENKLYAGPLPVKTYYIGPMFRYDRPQAGRYRQFHQFGIEVFGARQPAMDAEVMALAMDFYGRLGLDDLELHINSLGCPACRNVVRERLQQFFRPVLGELCPNCQGRYERNPLRILDCKSNRCTELALEAPTTADCLCPRCREHFEQVQQYMRDLDIPYVLDKRLVRGLDYYTHTAFEIMAPGIGAQSSVGGGGRYDGLVEACGGPPTPGIGFALGLERILLALEKRGKLPVVQAGPEVFLVAVGDRAYRESFSLLARLRAAGIAADMDYQGRSPKAQMKYAGKLGVRYAVIMGEEELQRGSVVLRDMAAGSQRDIPVGEVIGALK